A single window of Syntrophus aciditrophicus SB DNA harbors:
- the fbp gene encoding fructose-1,6-bisphosphate aldolase/phosphatase, with the protein MKTTLSIIKADVGSVGGHIRPSERLIQEVKNFVVEKGQGVISDFFISHTGDDIAILLSHSRGKGDGIIHQLAWDAFVTGTKVAKEQGLYGAGQDLLKDSFSGNVRGMGPAVAEMEFEERPNEPFLFFAADKTDPGAYNLPLYLAFTDPMYNSGLILSPTMNKGFRFVIMDVEYTEGDRVIELNAPEDIYDIAALLRDNERFVVEAIYSRSTGDIAVSVSTTRLHNIAGKYTGKDDPVMLVRVQGTFPATGEVLAPFNIGHFVAGFMRGSHTGPLMPVKMNSGISYFDGPPIICCLAFCVHKGKFTEPADAFDHPYWDYIRNNVARKATEMRAQGFSGAAMLPYSELEYGGIVEKMKILDERFKVRG; encoded by the coding sequence ATGAAAACGACACTGAGTATTATTAAGGCTGATGTGGGAAGCGTCGGAGGGCATATCCGGCCTAGTGAACGGCTGATCCAGGAAGTGAAAAATTTTGTGGTGGAGAAGGGTCAGGGAGTCATTTCCGATTTTTTCATCAGCCATACAGGTGACGACATCGCGATTCTTCTCTCCCATTCCCGCGGCAAGGGCGATGGGATCATACACCAGCTGGCTTGGGACGCCTTTGTGACCGGGACCAAGGTGGCCAAAGAGCAGGGTCTCTATGGCGCCGGGCAGGATTTGCTGAAGGATTCCTTCTCCGGTAACGTGAGGGGAATGGGGCCTGCGGTGGCGGAGATGGAATTCGAAGAGCGACCGAATGAGCCCTTCCTCTTTTTCGCCGCCGATAAAACTGATCCCGGAGCGTATAACCTGCCTCTTTACCTTGCCTTTACGGACCCCATGTACAATTCCGGATTGATTCTCAGCCCTACGATGAACAAAGGGTTCCGCTTTGTCATCATGGATGTGGAATACACGGAGGGAGACAGGGTTATTGAATTGAACGCCCCAGAGGATATCTACGATATCGCTGCACTATTGAGAGACAACGAGCGTTTCGTCGTCGAGGCGATCTATTCCCGCAGTACCGGAGACATCGCTGTTTCCGTAAGCACCACCAGGCTTCACAATATTGCAGGCAAGTACACGGGGAAAGACGATCCTGTGATGCTGGTCAGAGTCCAGGGAACCTTCCCGGCCACCGGCGAGGTCTTGGCCCCCTTCAACATCGGCCATTTCGTGGCTGGTTTCATGAGAGGAAGCCACACTGGGCCGTTGATGCCGGTAAAAATGAATTCCGGCATCTCCTATTTCGATGGGCCGCCGATTATCTGCTGTCTTGCTTTTTGCGTCCACAAGGGAAAATTTACGGAACCCGCCGATGCCTTCGACCATCCCTACTGGGACTACATCCGGAACAATGTTGCGAGAAAGGCGACCGAAATGCGGGCTCAGGGTTTCTCAGGAGCGGCGATGCTTCCCTACAGTGAATTGGAGTATGGTGGAATTGTCGAGAAAATGAAGATCCTTGATGAACGATTTAAAGTGCGGGGTTAA
- a CDS encoding CapA family protein, with translation MASSSGSGAIKLFLCGDVMTGRGIDQILPYPGNPVLYESYVKDARGYVDLAEELNGLIPQPVDFGYIWGESLAAIAAEAPDIRIINLETSITTNDDYWTGKGINYRMNPKNIPCLQAARIDICSLANNHVLDWGYHGLLETLTTLKMAGLKTCGAGRNVEEACLPAIKDLPGRGRVLVFAFGHESSGVMPGWSATETHPGIVVLQDFSEKTVGTIGKRIGKIKRKGDIAVVSIHWGGNWGYRVPEEHTRFAHNLIDEAMVDIIHGHSSHHALGFEVYRNKLILYGCGDLINDYEGIGGYREFRSELGILYFTTLDSLTGRLLGLRLVVMTCKRFRLERAIKKDVRWIEGMLNREGRISGKTVKLGDDLNLSLVL, from the coding sequence ATGGCCAGTTCCAGTGGCTCAGGAGCTATAAAACTTTTTCTCTGCGGCGATGTGATGACCGGACGGGGCATCGATCAGATCCTGCCTTATCCGGGCAATCCGGTCCTTTATGAATCTTACGTAAAAGATGCGAGAGGCTATGTTGATCTTGCTGAGGAGTTGAACGGTCTCATCCCCCAGCCCGTTGATTTCGGATATATCTGGGGTGAGTCCCTGGCTGCAATTGCTGCAGAGGCGCCCGATATACGGATCATCAACCTGGAAACAAGCATCACGACAAATGATGATTACTGGACCGGCAAAGGGATCAACTACCGGATGAATCCCAAGAATATTCCCTGTCTCCAGGCTGCCCGAATAGATATTTGCTCTCTAGCGAATAACCATGTCCTCGACTGGGGATACCACGGCCTTCTGGAAACATTGACTACCCTCAAAATGGCCGGACTGAAGACTTGTGGGGCAGGTAGAAATGTGGAAGAGGCCTGCCTCCCGGCGATAAAAGATCTTCCCGGCAGGGGAAGGGTGCTCGTCTTTGCTTTTGGACATGAATCAAGCGGCGTTATGCCCGGCTGGTCAGCAACGGAAACCCATCCAGGAATTGTTGTCCTTCAGGATTTTTCCGAAAAAACCGTAGGCACGATCGGAAAGAGGATAGGGAAGATAAAACGGAAGGGGGACATCGCGGTGGTTTCCATCCATTGGGGTGGCAACTGGGGCTACAGGGTGCCGGAAGAACACACCCGTTTTGCCCATAATCTTATTGATGAAGCTATGGTGGACATCATTCACGGTCATTCTTCCCATCATGCATTAGGCTTCGAGGTGTACAGAAACAAGTTGATCCTCTACGGTTGCGGAGATCTGATCAACGACTATGAAGGAATAGGTGGATACAGGGAGTTTCGCAGTGAGCTGGGCATCCTCTACTTTACGACGCTGGATTCCTTGACGGGTCGTCTTCTCGGCCTTCGACTGGTCGTTATGACCTGTAAGCGCTTTCGTCTGGAAAGGGCGATAAAAAAAGATGTTCGCTGGATTGAAGGCATGCTGAACCGGGAAGGAAGGATCTCCGGCAAGACTGTGAAACTCGGAGACGATCTCAACCTGAGTCTGGTGTTGTGA
- a CDS encoding cytoplasmic protein → MKRRAMARDIGLQAGLKFVYEGNVPGEGGVMNVKRIRRDREN, encoded by the coding sequence ATGAAAAGGCGGGCAATGGCAAGGGATATCGGTTTGCAGGCCGGCTTGAAGTTCGTTTATGAGGGCAACGTTCCGGGGGAAGGGGGGGTGATGAACGTCAAACGGATACGGAGAGATCGTGAAAATTGA
- a CDS encoding type II toxin-antitoxin system YafQ family toxin, with product MRTPVYTNRFAKDLKLMLKRGRDPESLKAVMRDLIEERPLDQKYRDHLLIGNFKDRRECHINPDWLLIYRIDGNRIIFERTGTHSDLFR from the coding sequence ATGCGGACGCCCGTTTATACCAATCGCTTCGCAAAAGACCTGAAGCTGATGCTGAAGCGAGGGCGTGACCCTGAATCCCTCAAGGCCGTCATGCGGGATCTGATCGAAGAAAGACCTCTTGACCAGAAATACCGGGACCATCTCTTAATAGGCAATTTCAAGGATCGTCGAGAATGTCATATCAACCCGGATTGGTTATTGATATACCGGATCGACGGCAACCGGATCATATTTGAACGAACGGGAACCCATTCCGACTTGTTCAGGTAG
- a CDS encoding type II toxin-antitoxin system RelB/DinJ family antitoxin, producing the protein MARSAMINARTERELKTEVEEIFKTLGLSTTEAINLFFRQVKLRRGLPFSVEIPNEATLKEFKDSEESKGLVECEDADDMFRKLGI; encoded by the coding sequence ATGGCACGGTCAGCAATGATAAACGCCCGGACAGAACGGGAATTGAAGACGGAAGTAGAAGAAATTTTCAAAACCCTGGGGCTATCAACTACGGAGGCGATCAATCTCTTTTTTCGCCAGGTGAAGCTGCGCCGTGGGCTGCCCTTCTCTGTCGAAATCCCGAACGAGGCAACCCTGAAGGAATTCAAGGACAGTGAAGAGAGCAAAGGGCTTGTTGAGTGCGAAGATGCCGATGATATGTTCAGGAAACTGGGCATCTGA